In Xanthomonas theicola, a single genomic region encodes these proteins:
- a CDS encoding M23 family metallopeptidase, with amino-acid sequence MAPSPARRLRRWVLRAAALACAGVALAWAWQQPWALRARVGWELARQPPPTVLRMPVQGVDPRRVAATFGAPRGRDRQHAGVDIFARRGTPVLSATRGIVVAVAERGLGGRQVWVVGPARQRHYYAHLQDWAPGLQVGDLVEAGDRLGSVGDSGNARGTPPHLHYGVYAEGGAHDPLPLLRAAR; translated from the coding sequence ATGGCGCCCTCGCCGGCGCGGCGGCTGCGCCGTTGGGTGCTGCGCGCAGCCGCGCTGGCCTGCGCAGGCGTGGCGCTCGCCTGGGCCTGGCAGCAGCCGTGGGCGCTGCGCGCGCGGGTCGGCTGGGAACTGGCGCGGCAGCCGCCGCCGACCGTACTGCGCATGCCGGTGCAGGGCGTGGATCCGCGCCGGGTCGCCGCCACCTTCGGTGCGCCGCGCGGTCGCGACCGCCAACACGCCGGCGTGGACATCTTCGCCAGGCGCGGCACGCCGGTGCTGTCGGCGACCCGCGGCATCGTCGTCGCGGTCGCCGAGCGCGGCCTCGGCGGGCGCCAGGTCTGGGTCGTGGGCCCGGCCCGGCAACGCCATTACTACGCGCACCTGCAGGACTGGGCGCCCGGCCTGCAGGTCGGCGATCTGGTCGAGGCCGGCGACCGGCTCGGCAGCGTCGGCGACAGCGGCAATGCGCGCGGCACGCCGCCGCACCTGCACTACGGCGTCTATGCCGAGGGCGGCGCCCACGACCCGTTGCCGCTGCTGCGCGCGGCGCGCTGA